The following coding sequences lie in one Apium graveolens cultivar Ventura chromosome 1, ASM990537v1, whole genome shotgun sequence genomic window:
- the LOC141661421 gene encoding transcription initiation factor TFIID subunit 6-like isoform X2: MSHYRLFSDVGKVKYRLCAFRPSLQMFVIEAPLPKAPLDTSVLCHWLAIEGVQSAIPENAHMEAFTAPQEGKKAEHKENELPVVIKLPVKHVLSRELQLYFNKITELTLSRTDVVLFKKALVSLATDSGLHPLVHYFTCFITDEILLKQDKSVLN; encoded by the exons ATGAGTCACTACAGATTATTTTCAGATGTGGGGAAAGTTAAGTACCGTTTATGTGCCTTTAGACCATCTTTGCAGATGTTT GTAATTGAAGCTCCTCTTCCTAAAGCACCACTGGACACCTCAGTATTATGTCATTGGCTGGCGATTGAAGGAGTACAATCTGCTATTCCAGAAAATGCTCATATGGAAG CTTTCACTGCTCCTCAAGAGGGAAAAAAAGCTGAGCATAAAGAGAATGAACTACCTGTTGTCATTAAATTACCCGTAAAACATGTTCTGTCTCGAGAGCTTCAG TTATACTTTAATAAAATTACTGAGCTCACATTAAGTAGGACTGATGTGGTCCTTTTTAAGAAGGCCTTAGTAAGTTTGGCGACAGACTCAGGACTTCATCCTTTAGTACACTACTTTACATGTTTTATTACAGATGAG atcttacttaaacaggacaaatcagtacttaactga
- the LOC141661421 gene encoding transcription initiation factor TFIID subunit 6-like isoform X1 yields MSHYRLFSDVGKVKYRLCAFRPSLQMFVIEAPLPKAPLDTSVLCHWLAIEGVQSAIPENAHMEAFTAPQEGKKAEHKENELPVVIKLPVKHVLSRELQLYFNKITELTLSRTDVVLFKKALVSLATDSGLHPLVHYFTCFITDEVARGLTEFMLL; encoded by the exons ATGAGTCACTACAGATTATTTTCAGATGTGGGGAAAGTTAAGTACCGTTTATGTGCCTTTAGACCATCTTTGCAGATGTTT GTAATTGAAGCTCCTCTTCCTAAAGCACCACTGGACACCTCAGTATTATGTCATTGGCTGGCGATTGAAGGAGTACAATCTGCTATTCCAGAAAATGCTCATATGGAAG CTTTCACTGCTCCTCAAGAGGGAAAAAAAGCTGAGCATAAAGAGAATGAACTACCTGTTGTCATTAAATTACCCGTAAAACATGTTCTGTCTCGAGAGCTTCAG TTATACTTTAATAAAATTACTGAGCTCACATTAAGTAGGACTGATGTGGTCCTTTTTAAGAAGGCCTTAGTAAGTTTGGCGACAGACTCAGGACTTCATCCTTTAGTACACTACTTTACATGTTTTATTACAGATGAG GTTGCACGTGGTTTGACTGAGTTTATGTTGCTTTGA
- the LOC141661421 gene encoding transcription initiation factor TFIID subunit 6-like isoform X3, which yields MLLPQVIEAPLPKAPLDTSVLCHWLAIEGVQSAIPENAHMEAFTAPQEGKKAEHKENELPVVIKLPVKHVLSRELQLYFNKITELTLSRTDVVLFKKALVSLATDSGLHPLVHYFTCFITDEVARGLTEFMLL from the exons ATGCTCCTGCCTCAG GTAATTGAAGCTCCTCTTCCTAAAGCACCACTGGACACCTCAGTATTATGTCATTGGCTGGCGATTGAAGGAGTACAATCTGCTATTCCAGAAAATGCTCATATGGAAG CTTTCACTGCTCCTCAAGAGGGAAAAAAAGCTGAGCATAAAGAGAATGAACTACCTGTTGTCATTAAATTACCCGTAAAACATGTTCTGTCTCGAGAGCTTCAG TTATACTTTAATAAAATTACTGAGCTCACATTAAGTAGGACTGATGTGGTCCTTTTTAAGAAGGCCTTAGTAAGTTTGGCGACAGACTCAGGACTTCATCCTTTAGTACACTACTTTACATGTTTTATTACAGATGAG GTTGCACGTGGTTTGACTGAGTTTATGTTGCTTTGA